The Shewanella sp. KX20019 genome window below encodes:
- a CDS encoding energy transducer TonB, with product MSQNNLFSRTSIMLTGALVTLGLFIFMSQLVKTDQVSSGKITEAPIFHITADIPEPIPPKSIEKIKPQPITPKPERIAIPSSGGEGINSATDSEPPIMPKVVEIYSQGPVNQDALPVVQVSPQYPIGAARDGKEGYVVVEFDISTLGSVTNVNVIDAYPKRIFNKSAVRAIKGWKYKPKIVEGNPVVQPKQQVRLDFTLDKAK from the coding sequence ATGAGTCAAAATAATCTGTTTAGCCGCACGAGTATTATGCTAACGGGAGCCCTAGTCACTTTGGGTTTATTTATCTTTATGTCGCAGCTGGTTAAGACTGACCAAGTGTCTAGCGGCAAGATAACTGAGGCGCCCATTTTTCACATCACGGCCGATATCCCTGAACCGATCCCACCTAAATCTATTGAAAAAATTAAGCCGCAACCTATCACTCCCAAGCCCGAGCGTATTGCTATCCCTAGTAGTGGCGGTGAAGGAATTAATTCAGCAACGGATTCTGAGCCACCAATTATGCCAAAGGTGGTTGAGATCTATAGCCAAGGGCCTGTTAATCAAGATGCCTTGCCTGTGGTGCAGGTGTCACCGCAATATCCCATAGGTGCTGCAAGAGATGGTAAAGAGGGTTATGTGGTCGTCGAATTCGACATTAGCACGCTGGGCTCTGTGACTAATGTAAACGTGATTGATGCCTACCCTAAACGTATCTTTAATAAGTCAGCTGTACGCGCTATTAAAGGTTGGAAATATAAGCCTAAGATTGTTGAAGGTAATCCAGTGGTGCAGCCTAAGCAGCAAGTAAGGCTCGACTTTACCCTGGATAAGGCTAAGTAA
- a CDS encoding Crp/Fnr family transcriptional regulator, giving the protein MNIDLKSTPCDDGLKALSSVFKKYGLDDQAVIDNALSQSQRVVVSSGNVLLRQGEPQTSIYFVVSGILKACHYGNNGGDLSKEFYFAHELCFLYACWLTKENAEYQIEVVEDAQLLQIPLSLLSQPQWQTVKIALLSQQLIYKEQKEIFLLLNTPQQRYQFLIDHRPIWVQKLNNIQLASYIGITPVSLSRLKSRLTE; this is encoded by the coding sequence ATGAATATTGATTTAAAATCTACCCCATGTGATGACGGTCTAAAGGCGCTCAGCAGCGTATTTAAAAAATATGGGCTAGATGATCAGGCTGTTATCGATAATGCGCTATCTCAATCTCAGCGAGTGGTTGTTAGCAGTGGCAATGTTTTATTGCGCCAAGGTGAACCGCAAACTAGCATCTATTTCGTCGTTTCTGGGATCCTAAAAGCCTGCCACTATGGTAATAACGGTGGTGATCTATCTAAAGAGTTTTATTTTGCCCACGAGCTCTGCTTTCTCTATGCCTGTTGGTTAACGAAAGAGAACGCTGAATATCAAATTGAAGTTGTTGAGGATGCCCAACTGCTGCAAATTCCTTTAAGCTTATTGTCTCAACCACAATGGCAAACAGTTAAGATCGCATTGCTTAGCCAGCAGCTAATTTATAAAGAACAGAAAGAGATTTTTTTGTTACTCAATACCCCGCAGCAGCGCTATCAATTCTTAATCGACCACCGGCCTATTTGGGTACAGAAGCTCAATAATATTCAACTTGCTAGTTATATAGGCATCACGCCTGTAAGCCTGTCACGGCTAAAATCTCGACTTACTGAGTAA
- a CDS encoding YgjV family protein has translation MSAFMLSQCLISIAIVFDILSFQFKQKQKIVACLCVSGVLISSHFALLEQWTATALMLLATMRYYVSIFSHSKRLMCIFLSLNTLVLAYTFSGVLSLLSFTGSSVQTMAAFCHSDLRLRQLMLIGTSIWLINNALLGSPAAVVMELLFISSNLIAYYRYYGLAFTDDKITDKKVAQ, from the coding sequence ATGTCCGCTTTTATGCTGTCACAATGCTTAATTTCCATCGCAATTGTATTCGACATTCTTTCGTTTCAATTTAAACAAAAACAAAAAATAGTCGCCTGTTTATGTGTTTCGGGTGTACTTATTAGCAGCCACTTTGCACTACTTGAGCAATGGACTGCCACTGCATTAATGTTGCTCGCAACCATGCGCTACTACGTCAGCATCTTTAGTCATTCCAAACGCTTAATGTGCATATTCCTATCCTTAAACACGCTCGTTTTAGCATATACCTTTTCTGGAGTCTTAAGCTTATTAAGCTTTACAGGAAGCTCAGTTCAAACCATGGCTGCTTTTTGCCACAGTGATCTGCGCCTGCGTCAATTGATGCTCATTGGCACCAGTATTTGGCTTATCAATAATGCCCTTTTGGGCTCACCTGCAGCCGTGGTAATGGAGCTACTGTTTATCAGCAGTAATCTTATTGCTTACTATCGCTACTATGGTTTGGCTTTCACTGATGACAAAATCACTGATAAGAAAGTGGCTCAATAG
- a CDS encoding TonB-dependent receptor: MEHRVFKKNLVVAAMLCSPAFSTAFAAVDTQPTESIERITVYGEKVERSLKDTTSSVSVIDKETLDSGQYQSVSSALSEVPNVVVTTGAVPDIRGVTGNGSASGFNSFTGGAKARVSTLVDGVAEPFVADLTGDTGLWDIEQIEVFRGPQSTINGRNSIGGAVFIKTADPTFDWQGAARLGYRDQDNFIDSAIMLSGPILEEQLAFRISGQNVNGSTFNNGEVFGTNPKTFDQNELITNRWRGKLLWQPAALDDLSVLYSFSYNDEKGDSGRNYFKGDDPWAYVPMFQRYITTKSNTHSLTFDYKLSASKSLDLQVAYMDYDWGFQSYEATSTAKQVVDMNDKSYTVDGKYSFGLDNRDLNGFVGLAYYKRTQDFASVGGFSYGGDDGSTSSSVYGEMTFAMAEKWWVTLGGRVMRDEQTRNFAMQFRGSAIDEQLDEAKTVALPKLVVQYAISDNTTLALSGRRGYNAGGGAMALTPAGGEYYYYDDESVDTFEMSSRSHFDGGNINLNINLFYNDYDGYQASNSLRRITNIDKAETYGLEMEFTSMLGDNWQLFSGLGLLKSEIKAADPSYGDIVGNELNAAPNVTANLGVKYWLSDELTFGLSGNYVAEYFADIANTEERVAGDYIVSRFNVDYQNDNWRISAFVNNLFDEQALTVNEPPSRGYPDGYAAVVDPRNVGVSVTYNF; encoded by the coding sequence ATGGAACACAGGGTATTTAAGAAAAATCTCGTCGTAGCTGCAATGTTATGTAGCCCAGCTTTTTCGACCGCATTTGCTGCCGTAGATACGCAGCCAACCGAATCAATTGAAAGGATCACTGTTTACGGTGAAAAGGTTGAACGTAGCTTAAAAGACACGACCTCGTCGGTATCTGTTATAGATAAAGAGACGTTAGATAGTGGTCAATACCAGTCGGTATCGAGTGCGTTGTCTGAAGTGCCTAACGTAGTGGTGACGACGGGTGCCGTCCCCGATATTCGTGGTGTTACAGGTAATGGTTCTGCCAGTGGGTTCAACTCATTTACAGGTGGTGCTAAAGCGCGAGTATCTACACTTGTTGATGGCGTAGCAGAGCCTTTTGTTGCCGATCTCACTGGTGATACCGGTTTGTGGGACATTGAGCAGATAGAGGTGTTTAGAGGTCCCCAATCAACGATTAATGGTCGTAATAGTATTGGTGGTGCTGTCTTTATTAAAACAGCCGATCCTACCTTTGATTGGCAAGGAGCCGCCCGTTTAGGTTATCGCGATCAAGATAACTTTATCGACAGTGCAATTATGTTGTCAGGTCCGATATTGGAAGAGCAGTTAGCATTCAGAATTAGCGGGCAGAACGTCAATGGCAGCACCTTTAATAACGGTGAGGTATTTGGCACTAACCCAAAGACGTTTGACCAAAATGAGTTGATCACTAATCGATGGCGCGGAAAATTGTTGTGGCAGCCCGCAGCCTTAGATGACCTAAGCGTACTCTATAGTTTCTCTTATAACGATGAGAAAGGCGACTCGGGCCGTAACTACTTTAAAGGCGATGACCCTTGGGCCTATGTCCCTATGTTTCAGCGTTACATTACCACTAAGTCCAATACCCACTCACTGACATTTGACTATAAATTGAGTGCCAGTAAGTCACTCGATCTGCAAGTGGCTTATATGGATTATGACTGGGGTTTTCAGTCATATGAGGCAACGTCAACGGCCAAACAAGTGGTCGATATGAATGACAAGAGTTACACCGTCGATGGTAAATACAGCTTTGGCTTAGATAATCGAGACCTTAATGGATTTGTGGGCTTAGCCTATTACAAACGCACCCAAGATTTTGCCAGTGTTGGTGGCTTTAGTTATGGCGGCGATGACGGTAGCACTTCATCATCGGTATATGGAGAGATGACGTTTGCCATGGCTGAAAAATGGTGGGTGACATTGGGCGGTCGCGTCATGCGCGATGAGCAAACACGTAATTTTGCCATGCAATTTCGTGGCAGCGCTATTGATGAACAACTTGATGAAGCAAAAACCGTTGCACTACCTAAACTCGTGGTGCAATACGCGATTAGCGATAATACAACACTAGCGTTAAGTGGTCGTCGCGGTTATAACGCTGGCGGCGGAGCAATGGCGCTAACGCCTGCGGGTGGCGAGTATTATTACTATGACGATGAGTCAGTCGATACTTTTGAAATGAGTTCTCGTAGTCACTTTGATGGCGGTAACATCAACCTCAATATCAACCTGTTTTACAATGACTATGATGGATACCAAGCCTCAAATAGCTTGCGTCGTATCACCAATATAGACAAAGCTGAAACCTATGGTTTAGAGATGGAATTCACCAGTATGTTAGGTGATAACTGGCAGTTATTTTCTGGTTTAGGTTTGCTAAAAAGTGAGATTAAAGCAGCTGATCCGAGTTATGGCGATATTGTTGGTAATGAGCTTAATGCGGCGCCAAATGTGACCGCTAATCTAGGGGTTAAATACTGGCTTAGTGATGAGCTCACATTTGGCTTGTCAGGTAATTATGTTGCTGAATACTTCGCTGACATAGCCAATACTGAAGAGCGAGTCGCGGGTGACTATATCGTGAGCCGATTCAATGTTGATTATCAAAACGATAACTGGCGTATTAGTGCTTTCGTCAATAACCTTTTCGATGAGCAAGCGCTAACAGTCAATGAGCCTCCAAGCAGAGGTTACCCTGACGGATATGCGGCGGTAGTTGACCCACGTAATGTTGGTGTATCGGTAACCTATAATTTTTAA